One window of the Xiphophorus couchianus chromosome 12, X_couchianus-1.0, whole genome shotgun sequence genome contains the following:
- the sprn2 gene encoding shadow of prion protein 2, translated as MNPQKLPVTMSLCLLLLCTLLPSSEARRGRGGGGFGRGVGGGIGGGGYSRGWGGQSYRPAPVQVQRSGPSAGKIAGAAAAGAIGGAMVGSALSRPGYGYGGYGGYGGYGGYGGYGGYGPGYGSPQFGGGYRPRPGYEPEGSGDMEYYAAASSGPIYNSIVVVIGFITSLMLGNWVGVM; from the coding sequence ATGAACCCGCAGAAGCTCCCCGTCACCATGTCcctctgtctgctgctgctttgcacCCTGCTGCCCAGCTCTGAGGCGCGTCGCGGTCGCGGAGGCGGTGGATTCGGTCGGGGCGTAGGAGGAGGAATCGGTGGCGGCGGCTACAGCCGTGGATGGGGCGGTCAGTCCTACAGACCCGCACCTGTCCAAGTCCAGAGAAGTGGTCCGAGTGCGGGCAAAATAGCTGGAGCGGCAGCTGCAGGGGCAATAGGAGGAGCGATGGTTGGGTCAGCCCTGAGCCGACCCGGGTACGGGTACGGGGGGTACGGAGGTTATGGGGGATATGGCGGTTATGGTGGCTACGGGGGTTATGGACCAGGGTATGGCTCCCCTCAGTTCGGAGGCGGCTACCGTCCAAGGCCCGGCTATGAACCTGAGGGTTCTGGAGACATGGAGTACTACGCTGCAGCGTCCAGTGGGCCCATCTACAACAGCATAGTGGTTGTGATTGGCTTTATAACCTCCCTGATGCTGGGAAACTGGGTGGGTGTCATGTAG
- the rassf2b gene encoding ras association domain-containing protein 2b: MDGTQDGVQIGEKKFISKAAILSYLKTYNLYYEGQNLQLRHREEEEELIIEGLLNIFWGLRRPIRLQMQDDHERIRPPPSSTSWHSGCNLDSQGSPNNTDGQQTSEQIPPTVEVTPPDSKQEDNTETDEEDSESSAQLLRTKSDAGVLRRGQRRSPSDQRKIRRHRFSINGHFYNHKTAVFTPAYGSVTNVRINSCMTTPQVLRVLLNKFKIENSADDFALYLVHASGERVKLKRTDFPLVLRVIQGPCEQVSKVFLMEEDLGEEVTYDVAQYIKFEMPVLQSFITKLKEEEDREVQKLRRRYNYLRCIIEKQLRGLPEGAKCI, from the exons ATGGATGGTACACAGGACGGGGTTCAGATCGGAGAGAAAAAGTTCATCAGCAA ggcAGCAATCCTCTCATATCTGAAAACATACAACCTTTACTATGAGGGGCAGAATCTCCAGCTCCGACACAGAGAG gaagaagaagagctgaTCATCGAAGGCTTGCTGAATATCTTTTGGGGCCTTCGGCGGCCAATCAGACTTCAGATGCAGGATGACCACGAGCGGATTCGACCGCCGCCGTCCTCCACGTCCTGGCACTCAGGCTGCAACCTGGACAGCCAAGG TTCTCCCAACAACACAGACGGTCAGCAGACCTCAGAACAAATTCCTCCCACTGTGGAAGTGACGCCACCTGACAGTAAACAAGAAGACAACACGGAGACGGATGAAG AGGACAGTGAGAGCTCCGCTCAGCTTCTGCGGACGAAAAGCGACGCTGGCGTTTTAAGACGCGGCCAGCGGCGGTCTCCAAGCGACCAGAGGAAAATCCGACGCCATCGATTCTCCATCAATGGACACTTTTACAACCATAAG ACAGCCGTGTTTACTCCTGCGTATGGGTCAGTTACAAATGTCAGAATCAATAGCTGCATGACCACACCGCAAGTGCTTCGGGTTCTCCTCAACAAGTTTAAAATCGAAAACAGCGCGGATGATTTCGCGCTCTATCTTGTCCATGCAAGTGGAG AGCGAGTGAAGCTGAAGCGGACTGATTTTCCTCTGGTGCTGAGAGTCATTCAGGGTCCATGTGAGCAGGTCTCCAAGGTCTTCCTCATGGAAGAAGACTTGGGTGAAGAAGTCACATATGAT GTGGCGCAGTATATCAAGTTTGAGATGCCTGTCCTTCAGAGTTTCATCACCAAATtgaaggaagaagaagacagagagGTGCAGAAGCTCAGAAGAAG GTATAATTACCTGCGGTGTATAATAGAAAAGCAGCTTCGTGGTCTTCCAGAAGGAGCAAAGTGTATTTAA